From a region of the Arachis ipaensis cultivar K30076 chromosome B09, Araip1.1, whole genome shotgun sequence genome:
- the LOC107616425 gene encoding uncharacterized protein LOC107616425 — protein sequence MSILQKAGLCGAKWVKKVFYKIPIVIVSSGVQYEIFVIGLDEDMQISGVDDGGGTSTLIPVVAPCCLLAAPPSVPPPTARSLSLITGLFGDGEPDHVEKVMPEDDSDNEPDHILEDSEEDTPGGGGTSTSGAIQLWVAPTTATFLRIELGSSGPTKEEAVLSVKDYSIRRGVQYRVMESDHLKYHERCKEFGNGCTWMIGITRRPSYRKVWMAKQKAVADLRGLERVVCRVASRWILGVQATMEGTVALLKTSPVSVGDQVNESTEYFHHFFWTFPLCIEAFRHCKPLVSIDGTHLYGKYGRTLLLAIVQDGNSNILPVAFALVEGENAESWAFFLS from the exons ATGAGTATATTACAAAAGGCAGGGTTGTGTGGGGCCAAGTGGGTAAAGAAGGTGTTCTACAAGATTCCGATTGTGATTGTGTCAAGTGGTGTACAATACGAAATATTTGTGATAGGGTTGGACGAAGACATGCAGATTTCCGGAG TCGATGACGGTGGGGGTACTTCTACTTTGATTCCTGTCGTTGCACCTTGTTGTCTGTTGGCTGCACCTCCATCTGTTCCACCACCGACAGCTAGGTCCCTTAGTTTGATTACTGGTCTTTTTGGTGATGGTGAGCCAGATCATGTTGAAAAGGTGATGCCGGAAGATGATTCGGACAATGAGCCCGATCACATATTGGAGGATAGTGAGGAGGATACTCCGGGGGGAGGGGGCACCAGCACGTCAGGGGCCATCCAGCTTTGGGTCGCACCAACAACCGCCACATTTCTCCGCATTGAACTTGGAAGCAGTGGGCCA ACTAAGGAAGAAGCTGTGTTAAGTGTTAAGGATTATAGCATCCGTCGTGGAGTTCAGTATCGGGTGATGGAGTCAGATCATCTGAAGTATCATGAGAGATGCAAGGAGTTTGGTAACGGCTGCACGTGGATGATTGGCATCACACGTCG GCCTAGTTATAGGAAGGTGTGGATGGCAAAACAGAAGGCAGTTGCAGATCTACGGGGATTGGAAAGAGTCGTATGCCGAGTTGCCTCTCGTTGGATCCTTGGGGTGCAAGCAACGATGGAGGGAACCGTTGCATTGTTGAAGACTTCTCCAGTGAGTGTAGGTGATCAGGTTAATGAGTCTACGGAGTACTTTCACCATTTTTTCTGGACATTCCCTCTATGCATTGAGGCATTTAGGCATTGCAAGCCACTAGTAAGCATTGACGGTACTCATCTGTATGGGAAGTATGGCAGGACTTTGCTTTTGGCTATTGTGCAAGATGGAAACTCGAATATCTTGCCCGTTGCATTTGCGCTTGTGGAGGGGGAGAATGCAGAGTCGTGGGCCTTTTTCTTATCCTAA